From one Ferrovibrio sp. MS7 genomic stretch:
- a CDS encoding ABC transporter substrate-binding protein, whose amino-acid sequence MKRITTLLAGIAAFGLVAGGALAQDKIKIGGIYSLSGPAAPFGVPERDIVEILTNKVNKEGGIKGAQIDLILCDDQTNPTEAARCATKLIRQDGVVAILGSTIGTGTLALMPIAMANSVPVLAPVGTIPATSKENSFWPWIFRTAPSDTLIVDAILDRGVFKPGHKRIAIMYQEDAYGEAGMKRAAALSKERNVEIAAAVAAPLNAIDLTAAATNIRNSNPDVVLLKTSAPALGAAFMRAARQVGIKAPIVGTGSLNQRPFLDAAGPAGEGIQIVSIGNWDDPSERQKELGKLIVDGGKTPKGYAELIGSTGFLAAAEALRRVDGKPTGPKIRDALETICNYTGTYLDGNLCYSKDQHEGVFADTLITVEIRGGKFVTVK is encoded by the coding sequence ATGAAGCGTATCACCACCCTGCTGGCGGGCATCGCCGCTTTCGGCCTTGTGGCCGGCGGCGCGTTGGCGCAAGACAAGATCAAGATCGGCGGCATCTACAGCCTCAGCGGCCCGGCGGCGCCGTTTGGCGTGCCGGAACGCGATATCGTTGAAATCCTCACCAACAAGGTGAACAAGGAAGGCGGCATCAAGGGCGCGCAGATCGACCTGATTCTCTGCGATGACCAGACCAACCCGACCGAAGCCGCGCGCTGCGCCACCAAGCTGATCCGCCAGGACGGCGTGGTCGCCATCCTCGGCTCCACCATCGGCACCGGCACCCTGGCGCTGATGCCGATCGCCATGGCCAACAGCGTTCCGGTGCTGGCGCCGGTCGGCACCATCCCGGCGACCTCGAAGGAAAACAGCTTCTGGCCGTGGATCTTCCGCACCGCGCCAAGCGACACCCTGATCGTCGATGCCATCCTGGATCGCGGCGTGTTCAAGCCCGGCCACAAGCGCATCGCCATCATGTACCAGGAAGATGCCTATGGTGAGGCCGGCATGAAGCGTGCCGCCGCGCTGTCGAAGGAGCGCAACGTCGAGATCGCCGCCGCCGTGGCCGCGCCGCTCAACGCCATCGACCTCACTGCCGCTGCTACCAATATCCGCAATTCCAACCCGGATGTGGTGCTGCTGAAGACTTCGGCCCCGGCTTTGGGCGCCGCCTTCATGCGTGCCGCCCGCCAGGTCGGCATCAAGGCGCCGATCGTCGGCACCGGCAGCCTCAACCAGCGGCCCTTCCTCGATGCCGCCGGCCCGGCCGGCGAAGGCATCCAGATCGTGTCCATCGGCAACTGGGACGATCCGTCCGAGCGCCAGAAGGAACTGGGCAAGCTGATCGTCGATGGCGGCAAGACCCCGAAGGGCTATGCCGAGCTGATCGGTTCCACCGGCTTCCTCGCCGCCGCCGAGGCGCTGCGTCGCGTCGATGGCAAGCCGACGGGTCCGAAGATCCGCGATGCGCTGGAAACCATCTGCAACTACACCGGCACCTATCTGGACGGCAACCTCTGCTATTCCAAGGACCAGCATGAAGGCGTGTTCGCCGACACGCTGATCACCGTGGAAATCCGAGGCGGCAAGTTCGTCACCGTCAAGTAA
- a CDS encoding ABC transporter ATP-binding protein, whose product MNATATIATGQAQAAPVMTCRGITARYSRITVVEEVDFDLYPGEMLAVLGPNGAGKSSMLGAVSGIISGAGDVKVRGTEIGGMSAHKRASHGIAFVPERRGNIFPTMSVEENIDVGLRLLPVQDRGAQRELILSLFPILKQRADAMAGVLSGGEQQMLAIGMALGRKPQVLLLDEPTQGLAPMVFDILENAFNILKNSGLALLLAEQNVPFAARVAERYVVLSHGHLVRQGGKEDLRNPEELAEAFLGTANG is encoded by the coding sequence ATGAACGCGACGGCGACTATTGCGACCGGCCAGGCGCAGGCCGCTCCGGTCATGACCTGCCGCGGCATCACGGCGCGCTACAGCCGCATCACCGTGGTGGAAGAGGTGGATTTCGACCTCTATCCGGGCGAGATGCTGGCCGTGCTGGGGCCGAACGGCGCCGGCAAGAGCAGCATGCTCGGTGCGGTTTCCGGCATCATCAGCGGTGCCGGCGATGTGAAGGTACGTGGTACCGAGATCGGCGGCATGAGCGCGCATAAGCGTGCTTCCCATGGCATCGCCTTCGTGCCGGAGCGGCGCGGCAACATCTTCCCCACCATGTCGGTGGAAGAGAATATCGATGTCGGCCTGCGGCTGCTGCCGGTGCAGGACCGCGGGGCACAGCGCGAACTGATCCTCAGCCTGTTCCCGATCCTGAAGCAGCGCGCCGATGCCATGGCCGGTGTGCTCAGCGGCGGTGAACAGCAGATGCTCGCCATCGGCATGGCGCTGGGGCGCAAGCCGCAGGTGCTGCTGCTGGACGAGCCGACCCAGGGCCTTGCCCCGATGGTGTTCGACATTCTGGAGAATGCCTTCAACATCCTGAAGAACAGCGGCCTGGCGCTGCTGCTTGCCGAACAGAATGTCCCCTTCGCTGCCCGCGTTGCCGAACGCTACGTGGTGCTGTCGCACGGCCATCTCGTGCGCCAGGGCGGCAAGGAGGATCTACGCAATCCGGAGGAACTCGCCGAAGCCTTCCTGGGCACGGCGAACGGATAA
- a CDS encoding ABC transporter ATP-binding protein, producing the protein MTIQAKNVTVQFGGVTALKDVSTTVQRGKILAVIGPNGSGKSTLFNAITGMVKPTTGTIVVDDEVVDNLPPFARIGRGLARTFQTPRFDPKVTVEEAVMCGFYPVKRAGFVSAILRLPSASREEAGFRARCDEILADLKLAEFRSLQMSELPMGRVRLVEVARAMANDPKYILLDEPAAGLARDEQRMLGAEVRRLAERGVGVLLVEHNFNLIRELAEDVLVLKEGGMLIQGAPDVIARDKAFIDIYLGSTGR; encoded by the coding sequence ATGACCATTCAAGCCAAGAACGTGACGGTGCAGTTTGGCGGCGTCACCGCCCTCAAGGATGTCTCGACCACGGTGCAGCGTGGCAAGATCCTGGCGGTGATCGGGCCGAATGGCTCCGGCAAGAGCACATTGTTCAATGCCATCACCGGCATGGTGAAGCCGACCACCGGCACCATCGTGGTGGATGACGAGGTGGTGGACAACCTGCCGCCCTTCGCCCGCATCGGCCGTGGTCTCGCCCGCACCTTCCAGACGCCGCGCTTCGATCCGAAGGTGACGGTGGAGGAGGCAGTGATGTGCGGCTTCTATCCGGTCAAGCGTGCCGGCTTTGTCTCCGCCATCCTGCGGCTGCCTTCGGCTTCGCGTGAGGAAGCGGGCTTCCGCGCCCGCTGCGACGAGATCCTCGCCGATCTCAAGCTGGCGGAATTCCGCAGCTTGCAGATGAGCGAGCTGCCGATGGGCCGTGTGCGCCTGGTGGAAGTGGCGCGCGCCATGGCCAACGACCCGAAATACATCCTGCTGGATGAACCGGCCGCCGGCCTCGCCCGCGACGAACAGCGCATGCTGGGTGCCGAAGTCCGCCGCCTGGCCGAGCGCGGCGTGGGCGTGCTGCTGGTGGAGCATAACTTCAACCTCATCCGCGAACTGGCCGAGGACGTGCTGGTGCTCAAGGAGGGCGGCATGCTGATCCAGGGCGCCCCCGATGTGATCGCCCGCGACAAGGCCTTCATCGACATCTATCTGGGGAGCACCGGCCGATGA
- a CDS encoding branched-chain amino acid ABC transporter permease, which translates to MQGTLLQRCKPALIILAIIAALTPLIIGSPFWLDNSVMVAIFSLLSLSVGMAYGQAGILSMAPAAFGSIGAFATSIVTTRYGMSPLVGLVLALILPMLLAYPMARAITRLSPLPLSIATLLLCLVLELAIREGGSFTGGYIGLSGIPPLWFAPTIQSMHVLSWLVVALVLVLYANLTSSAIGRAVRTAQHDPLRATADGVNVPALLALYFALSASVAGLAGWLYAHHLTYMGPDSLTMHVSIKILLMAVIGGASTFLGPILGAAFLTLITLYLPAAETQGMIFGSVLILVLLVAPNGVLGTNWKKLFASRARAGKPVRGVAA; encoded by the coding sequence ATGCAAGGCACCCTGCTGCAACGCTGCAAGCCGGCGCTGATCATCCTGGCTATCATCGCGGCGCTGACGCCGCTGATCATCGGCAGCCCGTTCTGGCTCGATAATTCCGTGATGGTGGCGATCTTCTCGCTGCTCTCGCTGTCGGTCGGCATGGCCTATGGCCAGGCCGGCATCCTCTCCATGGCGCCGGCTGCCTTCGGCTCCATCGGCGCCTTCGCCACCAGCATCGTCACCACTCGCTATGGCATGTCGCCGCTGGTCGGCCTGGTGCTGGCGCTGATCCTGCCGATGCTGCTGGCCTATCCGATGGCCCGCGCCATCACCCGGCTGTCGCCGCTGCCGCTGTCGATTGCGACGCTGCTGCTCTGCCTGGTGCTGGAACTGGCGATCCGCGAGGGCGGCAGCTTCACCGGCGGCTATATCGGCCTCTCCGGCATTCCGCCGCTGTGGTTCGCTCCCACCATCCAGTCGATGCATGTGCTGAGCTGGCTGGTCGTGGCGCTGGTGCTGGTGCTGTATGCCAACCTGACCAGCTCGGCCATCGGCCGCGCTGTGCGCACCGCGCAGCATGATCCGCTGCGTGCCACCGCCGATGGCGTCAACGTGCCGGCTTTGCTGGCGCTCTACTTCGCGCTCTCGGCCTCGGTGGCCGGCCTCGCTGGTTGGCTCTATGCCCATCACCTCACCTATATGGGCCCGGATTCGCTGACCATGCATGTCTCGATCAAGATCCTGCTGATGGCGGTGATCGGCGGCGCCTCCACTTTCCTCGGCCCGATCCTCGGTGCGGCGTTCCTCACGCTGATCACGCTGTATCTGCCGGCGGCGGAAACCCAGGGCATGATCTTCGGCTCGGTGCTGATCCTGGTGCTGCTGGTCGCGCCGAACGGCGTGCTGGGCACCAACTGGAAGAAGCTGTTTGCCAGCCGCGCCCGCGCCGGCAAACCGGTGCGTGGAGTTGCCGCATGA
- a CDS encoding branched-chain amino acid ABC transporter permease, whose amino-acid sequence MFELAEYLLRGALLGVTYGLLAFPVSLLFVTTGSVDVALGAYAVLAAAIMYVTGGPAGVVLAIASAVLASGVVGVISMRLNRPGAVDHVIAVLGTFGLATFLESFILTLFGTSPMIRQPFETFWNIAGIRISPQMGINITVCVAILACLFVVLQKTPFGRSMRASAVNPVGAALNGIPVRLIWFSTYLLGGLLAGTAGVLILYTTGADYSTAFNLTIWGFGSAIIFGMRSPLRGFAGGLIIGVVQAVSAGYLPGAWANAIPLVFIFVILSLGRMNQIAATGGRV is encoded by the coding sequence GTGTTCGAGCTTGCGGAGTATCTTTTGCGTGGCGCCTTGCTCGGGGTCACGTACGGCCTGCTGGCCTTTCCGGTCAGCCTGCTTTTCGTCACCACCGGTTCGGTGGACGTGGCGCTTGGCGCCTATGCCGTGCTGGCGGCGGCGATAATGTATGTCACTGGCGGCCCCGCCGGCGTGGTGTTGGCGATTGCCTCCGCCGTGTTGGCTTCCGGCGTGGTCGGTGTCATCTCGATGCGGCTCAACCGCCCCGGCGCGGTGGATCATGTGATCGCGGTGCTTGGCACCTTCGGCCTCGCCACCTTCCTTGAATCCTTCATCCTGACGTTATTCGGCACCAGCCCGATGATCCGGCAGCCGTTCGAGACCTTCTGGAACATCGCCGGCATCCGCATCAGCCCGCAGATGGGCATCAACATCACGGTTTGCGTTGCCATCCTGGCTTGCCTGTTCGTGGTGCTGCAGAAAACGCCGTTTGGCCGCTCCATGCGCGCCAGCGCCGTCAATCCGGTCGGTGCCGCGCTGAACGGCATTCCGGTGCGGCTGATCTGGTTCTCCACCTACCTGCTGGGCGGCCTGCTGGCCGGCACCGCCGGCGTGCTGATCCTCTACACCACCGGTGCCGATTACAGCACGGCGTTCAACCTCACCATCTGGGGCTTCGGCTCGGCGATCATCTTCGGCATGCGCAGCCCGCTGCGCGGTTTTGCCGGTGGCCTGATCATCGGCGTGGTGCAGGCGGTCAGTGCCGGCTATCTGCCCGGCGCCTGGGCCAATGCCATCCCGCTGGTCTTCATCTTCGTCATCCTGTCGCTCGGCCGGATGAACCAGATTGCCGCCACGGGAGGGCGCGTGTGA
- a CDS encoding SDR family NAD(P)-dependent oxidoreductase, whose protein sequence is MYEYSGDVAVVTGAASGIGKSIAQRLAKEGCKVALWDVDATGLEALAGELSGQGATVSVGKVDVSDLAAVRAAAAKLRNEFGAAPRILINGAGIGQVASIIDGTPEDFDYTMQVNVRGTFNCCHTMVPMMIESGGGRIINIASWFGKSGRPMSLAYCASKFALIGMTQSMALDLAKSGIRVNAVCPGTITNTRMREQADAEALAKGLPPAAERVHLIPLGRLGQPQDIANVVAFLVSEQASYMTGQSINVTGGLWMN, encoded by the coding sequence ATGTATGAGTATTCAGGTGATGTGGCGGTTGTAACGGGTGCCGCCAGCGGTATCGGCAAGAGCATCGCGCAGCGTTTGGCCAAGGAAGGCTGCAAGGTGGCATTGTGGGATGTCGATGCAACCGGCCTTGAGGCGCTCGCCGGCGAGTTAAGCGGGCAGGGTGCAACAGTTAGTGTCGGCAAGGTTGATGTGAGTGATTTGGCGGCAGTGCGTGCTGCTGCCGCTAAACTGCGCAATGAATTCGGCGCGGCGCCCCGCATCTTGATCAATGGTGCCGGTATAGGGCAGGTTGCTTCGATCATCGACGGCACGCCGGAAGATTTTGATTACACCATGCAGGTCAATGTGCGCGGGACCTTTAATTGCTGCCACACCATGGTGCCGATGATGATCGAAAGCGGTGGCGGCCGAATCATCAATATTGCTTCATGGTTCGGCAAATCCGGGCGGCCGATGTCGCTGGCCTATTGCGCGTCGAAATTCGCGCTGATCGGCATGACACAATCCATGGCCCTCGATCTCGCTAAATCCGGAATTCGCGTGAATGCCGTTTGCCCCGGCACCATCACCAATACCCGGATGCGCGAGCAGGCCGATGCAGAAGCGCTTGCCAAGGGCCTGCCGCCCGCGGCGGAGCGCGTGCATCTGATTCCGCTTGGCCGGTTAGGACAACCGCAGGACATCGCCAATGTGGTGGCGTTCCTGGTTTCGGAACAGGCGTCCTACATGACCGGCCAGTCGATCAACGTCACCGGCGGATTGTGGATGAACTGA
- a CDS encoding 3-ketoacyl-ACP reductase: MSGESGKLGTTQRRAAFVTGGRRGIGRAIAYALAEQGFDVVVNDLERDASAEETLAGIAERGGKAAFVTGNVADLAQHQRMVDEACGAFGPLSCLVNNAGVQTQYRGDMLEIPVESFDRLIDVNLRGSFFLTQRIAKRMIAEPAGDATRPSRSIIFISSGNAVIATAAQADYCISKSGIAMMSTLFALRLAEHGIAVHEIRPGIIRTDMTADVFEKYDGWVKGRGFPLARWGEADDIGRTVGVLAAGLLPYSTGHAFHVDGGIHIRRT; the protein is encoded by the coding sequence GTGAGCGGCGAATCCGGGAAGCTCGGCACCACTCAGCGCCGCGCGGCTTTTGTCACCGGTGGCCGCCGCGGCATCGGCCGCGCCATCGCCTATGCGCTGGCCGAGCAGGGCTTCGACGTGGTGGTGAACGACCTCGAACGTGATGCCTCGGCGGAGGAAACGCTGGCCGGCATCGCCGAGCGCGGCGGCAAGGCCGCTTTCGTGACGGGCAATGTCGCTGACCTGGCGCAGCATCAGCGCATGGTGGACGAAGCCTGTGGCGCTTTCGGACCTTTAAGCTGCCTGGTCAACAATGCCGGCGTGCAGACCCAGTATCGCGGCGACATGCTGGAGATCCCGGTCGAAAGTTTCGACCGCCTGATCGATGTCAATCTGCGCGGCTCGTTCTTCCTCACGCAGCGCATCGCCAAACGCATGATCGCAGAGCCGGCGGGTGACGCGACGCGGCCCAGCCGCTCGATCATCTTCATATCGTCGGGCAATGCGGTGATCGCCACGGCCGCGCAGGCCGATTACTGCATCTCGAAATCCGGCATCGCCATGATGTCGACGCTGTTTGCGTTGCGGTTGGCGGAACACGGCATTGCGGTGCATGAAATCCGCCCCGGCATCATCCGCACCGACATGACCGCCGATGTATTCGAGAAGTACGATGGCTGGGTGAAGGGCCGTGGTTTTCCGCTGGCGCGCTGGGGCGAAGCCGATGATATCGGCCGCACGGTTGGTGTGCTCGCGGCGGGCTTGTTGCCCTACAGCACCGGCCACGCGTTCCATGTCGATGGCGGCATCCATATCCGCCGTACGTAA
- a CDS encoding MaoC/PaaZ C-terminal domain-containing protein: MQEADFHVAIGDKVQFSKTVSESDVYLFAGITGDLSDVHCNEEFMKKSAFGHRIAHGVLSMGFMSTASTLMFTPHVHKYVGFTPVSQGYDRVRFMAPVFFGDTVTITYTIAKIEAERFRTLSDVTVTNQSGTVVSSAVHIMRWVPQQGVAK; encoded by the coding sequence ATGCAAGAGGCGGATTTCCATGTCGCCATTGGCGACAAGGTGCAATTTTCCAAGACTGTCAGCGAAAGCGACGTCTACCTTTTCGCCGGCATCACCGGCGATCTGTCGGATGTGCACTGCAATGAAGAGTTTATGAAGAAGTCGGCCTTCGGCCACCGCATCGCCCATGGCGTACTCTCGATGGGCTTCATGTCCACCGCCTCGACACTGATGTTCACCCCGCATGTGCATAAATATGTCGGTTTCACGCCGGTTTCGCAGGGCTACGACCGCGTGCGCTTCATGGCGCCGGTATTCTTCGGCGACACTGTGACCATCACCTACACCATCGCCAAGATCGAGGCCGAGCGTTTTCGCACCCTCTCTGACGTGACGGTTACGAACCAGAGCGGCACCGTGGTTTCCAGCGCGGTGCATATCATGCGCTGGGTGCCGCAGCAGGGAGTTGCCAAGTGA
- a CDS encoding FAD-binding oxidoreductase, which produces MANNARPPIDPAALVRLSETLQTRFANRFSTAEAVCRQHASQLTWMPSQPPDAVVFAESTEEVAEIVRLCAADAVPVIAFGSGSSFEGHVNAPHGGICIDLSGMKRIIAVNAEDLDCVVQPGVTRVTLNEYLRDTGLFFPIDPGADASLGGMAATRASGTNAVRYGTMKDNVIALTAVLPNGDIVRTARRARKSSAGYDLTRLFVGSEGTLGIITELVLRLSPIPEAVAAAICPFPSVRAACDAVIATIQSALPVARIELLDEVTVGAVNRHSGLSLQESPLLLLEFHGTPDGVAEQSRRFGEIAEMFEGGPFEWSDKPEERSRLWKARHDAYWACVGLRPGARPIPTDVCVPISRLADCVEATKQDIQALGLIAPVVGHVGDGNFHVQPMVDMDNPAEVETVMQFVRRMVERAIAMDGTCTGEHGIGQEKQKYLPLEHGEETLALMRLIKRSVDPQNIMNPGKMLEYYA; this is translated from the coding sequence ATGGCCAACAACGCACGCCCCCCGATAGACCCGGCAGCCCTGGTGCGGCTGTCCGAAACACTGCAAACGCGCTTTGCCAACCGCTTCAGCACGGCAGAAGCGGTATGCCGGCAACATGCCAGCCAGCTCACCTGGATGCCGAGCCAGCCGCCAGATGCCGTGGTCTTCGCCGAAAGCACCGAGGAAGTGGCGGAAATCGTGCGGCTTTGCGCCGCTGATGCGGTGCCGGTGATCGCTTTCGGCTCCGGCTCGTCCTTCGAGGGCCATGTCAATGCGCCGCATGGCGGCATCTGCATCGACTTGAGCGGCATGAAGCGGATCATCGCGGTGAATGCCGAGGATCTCGATTGCGTGGTGCAACCAGGCGTCACCCGCGTCACCCTCAATGAATATCTACGCGATACGGGGTTGTTCTTTCCCATCGATCCCGGCGCCGATGCCTCGCTCGGCGGCATGGCGGCAACGCGCGCCAGCGGCACCAACGCGGTGCGCTATGGCACCATGAAGGACAATGTGATCGCGCTGACCGCCGTGCTGCCCAATGGCGATATCGTGCGCACGGCACGGCGCGCGCGCAAAAGCTCGGCCGGCTACGACCTCACGCGGCTTTTTGTCGGTTCGGAAGGCACGCTCGGCATCATCACCGAACTGGTGCTGCGGCTCTCGCCGATTCCGGAAGCGGTGGCGGCGGCGATCTGCCCCTTCCCCAGCGTACGCGCCGCCTGCGACGCGGTAATCGCCACCATCCAGAGTGCCCTGCCGGTGGCACGGATCGAATTGCTCGACGAAGTGACCGTGGGTGCGGTGAACCGCCATTCCGGCCTCTCGCTGCAGGAATCGCCGCTGCTGCTGCTGGAATTCCACGGCACACCCGATGGCGTCGCCGAACAGTCGCGCCGCTTCGGTGAAATCGCCGAAATGTTTGAGGGCGGACCCTTTGAATGGTCGGATAAACCGGAGGAGCGCTCGCGGTTGTGGAAGGCACGCCATGATGCCTATTGGGCCTGCGTCGGCCTGCGACCCGGCGCGCGGCCGATTCCCACCGATGTCTGCGTACCGATCTCGCGGCTAGCCGATTGCGTCGAGGCAACCAAGCAGGACATCCAGGCACTGGGCCTGATCGCGCCGGTGGTCGGCCATGTCGGCGATGGCAACTTCCATGTCCAGCCGATGGTGGACATGGACAACCCGGCCGAAGTCGAGACGGTAATGCAGTTCGTGCGCCGCATGGTGGAGCGCGCCATAGCCATGGACGGCACCTGCACCGGCGAGCATGGCATCGGCCAGGAAAAGCAGAAATACCTGCCGCTGGAACACGGCGAGGAAACCCTGGCGCTGATGCGCCTGATCAAGCGTTCCGTGGACCCGCAGAACATCATGAATCCCGGTAAGATGCTGGAGTATTACGCATGA
- a CDS encoding shikimate dehydrogenase family protein — translation MTSPLSDTLLHLAPQRAGSANFVDGRTRLYGILGHPIAQARSPETVTYELRRRGENAILLPIHIQPEDFDAVFPQLLKLVNLDGLVVTVPHKTRIAPHLRHIGPMARISHSISVIARTRDDQWVGEMFDGVGCVAAIERRGVRMPGKRVQLLGAGGAGAAIGAELARKGVAALRVVEPQVQRAEDLARGLAAAYPALNVSIGPSRLDDIDLLINASPIGMLDENAAPIDVTSIPANVVVMDAIMDPDRTKLLRIAQASGCLTVYGREMLDSQIVRVCDFLLRARQHDVKDFVLHPDT, via the coding sequence ATGACCTCTCCCCTCTCCGACACCCTGCTGCATCTGGCGCCGCAGCGCGCCGGCTCGGCCAACTTCGTCGATGGCCGCACGCGGCTTTATGGCATCCTCGGCCATCCCATCGCCCAGGCGCGCTCGCCCGAGACCGTGACCTATGAACTGCGCCGGCGCGGCGAGAATGCTATTCTTTTGCCGATCCATATTCAGCCTGAGGATTTCGACGCGGTGTTCCCGCAATTGCTCAAGCTGGTGAACCTGGATGGTCTGGTGGTGACGGTGCCGCACAAGACGCGGATCGCGCCGCATCTGCGCCATATCGGCCCGATGGCCCGGATCAGCCACAGCATCTCGGTGATCGCCCGCACCAGGGATGACCAGTGGGTCGGCGAGATGTTCGATGGCGTCGGCTGTGTTGCCGCCATCGAGCGGCGTGGCGTACGCATGCCGGGCAAACGGGTACAGTTGCTGGGTGCCGGCGGCGCCGGTGCCGCCATCGGCGCAGAGCTGGCGCGCAAGGGCGTAGCTGCCTTGCGCGTTGTCGAGCCGCAGGTGCAGCGTGCCGAGGATCTGGCACGCGGCCTCGCCGCCGCCTATCCAGCGCTGAATGTCAGCATCGGGCCGTCACGGCTCGACGATATCGACCTGCTGATCAATGCCAGCCCGATCGGCATGCTGGATGAGAATGCCGCGCCGATCGACGTGACCTCGATCCCGGCCAATGTGGTGGTGATGGATGCGATCATGGACCCGGACCGCACCAAGCTGCTGCGCATCGCGCAAGCCAGCGGCTGTCTCACGGTCTATGGCCGCGAGATGCTCGATTCGCAGATCGTGCGGGTTTGCGATTTCCTGCTCAGGGCGCGGCAGCACGATGTGAAGGACTTCGTGCTGCACCCCGATACTTAA
- a CDS encoding NADP-dependent oxidoreductase has product MSENRKWVLARRPAAEPSVGDFRLETAPLPQQVAPGEVLCRTRYLSLDPYMRWRMNDAKSYARPVGLGEVMVGTTVGEVIRSESPDYKPGDMVVGAGGWQDYAVLPAAGLRKVDAASAPLSTMLGALGMPGFTAYAGLMKIGQPKAGETVVVAAATGPVGAMVGQLARLQGCRTVAIAGGPEKCAYALEVLKFDVALDHRDSALKEKLAAACPQGIDVYFENVGGKVWDAVIPLLNDFARIPVCGLISQYNLGNAADGETPMTALMRDVLVKRLLLRGFIVTDFAAYRDEFLEYATPLVANGTLQVREDIVDGLEKAPEAFIGLLQGRNFGKLIVRFA; this is encoded by the coding sequence ATGTCTGAGAACCGGAAATGGGTGTTGGCGCGGCGCCCGGCGGCCGAACCGAGTGTTGGGGATTTCCGGCTGGAGACGGCGCCTTTGCCGCAGCAGGTCGCTCCCGGCGAAGTGCTCTGCCGCACGCGGTATCTCTCGCTCGATCCCTATATGCGCTGGCGCATGAACGATGCCAAATCCTATGCCCGCCCGGTGGGCTTGGGCGAGGTGATGGTCGGCACCACGGTCGGCGAGGTGATCCGCTCGGAAAGCCCGGATTACAAGCCTGGCGACATGGTGGTGGGCGCGGGCGGCTGGCAGGATTATGCCGTGCTGCCGGCGGCGGGATTGCGCAAGGTGGATGCGGCATCGGCGCCGCTTTCCACCATGCTGGGCGCCCTCGGCATGCCGGGCTTCACGGCATATGCCGGCCTGATGAAGATCGGCCAGCCGAAAGCCGGCGAGACCGTGGTGGTGGCGGCGGCCACCGGCCCTGTCGGCGCCATGGTCGGGCAATTGGCGCGGCTGCAAGGCTGCCGCACGGTGGCGATTGCCGGCGGGCCTGAGAAATGCGCCTATGCGCTGGAAGTGCTGAAATTCGATGTGGCGCTGGATCACCGCGACTCGGCACTGAAGGAAAAGCTCGCCGCTGCCTGTCCGCAGGGTATCGATGTCTATTTCGAGAATGTCGGTGGCAAGGTGTGGGATGCGGTGATCCCGCTGCTCAACGATTTCGCGCGGATTCCGGTCTGCGGCCTGATCTCGCAATACAATCTCGGCAATGCTGCCGATGGCGAAACGCCGATGACTGCCCTGATGCGTGATGTGTTGGTGAAACGGCTGCTGCTGCGCGGCTTCATCGTCACCGATTTCGCCGCCTATCGCGATGAGTTCCTGGAATATGCCACGCCCCTGGTGGCGAATGGCACGCTGCAGGTGCGCGAGGATATCGTTGATGGCCTGGAAAAAGCCCCCGAAGCCTTCATCGGCCTGTTGCAGGGGCGCAATTTCGGCAAGCTGATCGTCAGGTTTGCCTGA
- a CDS encoding SDR family NAD(P)-dependent oxidoreductase, translating to MRTAPVCIVIGVGPGLGLALCRAYAAAGYAVGMVARRAEALAGYAASLPASAKIAQAAADVADVPALLSALQSLQRELGPVQTLVYNAANLQPGLALETTPERLAADFQINCVGFLAAAQAAVAPMRQQGGGFIFYTSGAFAVNPSPKFSSLAASKAAGRNLCVSLDKELRTSQIRVASVTVGGFIAPNTPHDPDRIAAAYLKAAGNPAEWQPEISSY from the coding sequence ATGCGCACCGCACCGGTCTGCATCGTCATCGGCGTCGGGCCCGGCCTTGGCCTCGCGCTTTGCCGCGCTTATGCCGCGGCGGGCTATGCCGTTGGCATGGTAGCCCGCCGTGCCGAAGCGCTGGCCGGCTATGCCGCCAGCCTGCCGGCGTCAGCGAAAATTGCTCAAGCCGCGGCGGACGTCGCCGATGTGCCGGCCTTGCTTAGTGCGCTGCAATCTTTGCAGCGTGAACTGGGGCCGGTGCAGACCTTGGTCTACAATGCCGCCAACCTGCAGCCAGGCCTGGCGCTGGAAACCACGCCGGAGCGGCTCGCCGCGGATTTCCAGATCAACTGCGTCGGCTTCTTGGCCGCCGCGCAGGCTGCCGTGGCGCCGATGCGTCAACAGGGCGGTGGCTTCATCTTCTATACCAGCGGCGCTTTTGCAGTGAACCCGTCGCCGAAATTCTCGAGCCTCGCCGCCAGCAAGGCCGCCGGGCGCAATCTTTGCGTCAGCCTTGATAAGGAACTGCGCACCAGCCAGATCCGGGTTGCCAGCGTCACTGTCGGCGGCTTCATCGCGCCGAATACACCGCATGATCCAGACCGCATTGCGGCGGCCTATCTGAAGGCCGCAGGCAATCCCGCCGAGTGGCAACCGGAGATCAGCAGTTACTAG